Sequence from the Montipora foliosa isolate CH-2021 chromosome 12, ASM3666993v2, whole genome shotgun sequence genome:
GAGTACAGTTTGCTTTGTATGAACTATAGAACAATTCACTCTTTGATAAGTGAATAATATTACTTTCCTCTGGGGAACTGACTGAGACAAAATTAATAGGCCTTTTTGCAGCAATTCGTCACGTGATCTCATTTCGTAAAGTTCTGATTAAGTTGGTTAAGTCGGTTTCAAATTTCCCTCCTTGTTGATCTATCATAGGTTATTCTACCTGCAATAAATATAAGAATCTGAATTCCTTTTCAGACGTTTCTAATTACAGATATCTCTTTGGAGAACAAAATATTTTCGGTTGAAACAAAAGTACTGCAAAGCTTAAGAGTATTAAATGGGTTATAAAATCTGGACCAGCAGTTGTATTCGTATAAAGATTTACCTACTGCCTTAATGATACATCATCTGTTCATTTCTGGAATTCTTGCAGCTTCAGGTTGAAATGTCACATTTAATGAATTGCTGCAAAAGGCCTATCGAGCAGATGAAGTTCATTGTAACTTACTATAATAAATAGCGGCGTCCTTGCCGACAAATTTGTATTCTTGTTTCCTGATTGGCCCTTCAACCTGCTTTCGTTGTTTTGAAGAAGTTGCGATGATTTTCAACTATGCGAAATTGTTGAACCCAGGGGAAGGCTTATACGTTGCTACTTGGCTATTAATGGGTAACGTGTACATTTAAACATATTAAACTAAACCAAACGTAATGCGATCCAAAACACCTCATATGGGACATTTCATTTTCTCAAATTAACAGAtgtaataacatagagggcaaaattactgaatactgattggtcaatgaagagggcattttttcttaattttgcttgagaagagggcaaaattacttgctcacgattggtcgagcgccaaaaatactcgctcctgattggctgaatgtACCttttccacattcagttggtttcttccgtttgagcaaaacaacttcgtcttcatcaaagtttgtcttttaattcgcgctgcattcgccgaaaaggcataaagattaagaactagctttaaaagatgatctggaagatttttcgagtgacaagaagaagggcaaaaggtttttttcatgaaaagcttaaaacttggatcgacttacatggcgcccggcgtagtgggattgtgtggttgaaaaacaaaatgattcctttcgtttaatcgttgttactgttttcaggaatgaaactcgtattttcctctcgagtcgatgtaaataacaatcatctatactcgttttggacgcaaagaacaagttgacttgcttgtctgtttgtcagttatTTTGTTTCCGAGctcgagcgaacgagtgttttaactccgcttagctgacTATGGCACCATTTTCGTCTCTTACATGATTCGCCTATGGAACTTGTTGTTCTGCGCGACATTTCAGCTGTGGTATAAACGCTCCAGGTAATAACACCTAGCTTTTGGTAATGAATTAGCTTGCTCAAAACCGATAACAGCCACTTTCAATTCGCCATTGTCGTCATCCTCAAGATCAACAGGTATGGTCCGTTTGCCATCATAGTTGTCATATTGTGGCAATCCATCTGGTCGAAGGTCATCCAGCGGAATGCGTCGTAAATCAATTGGGAAAACAGCATTCATCTGAACTTGCTTGGGACACTCAATACATTTCAGAGCATCGTTCGTTGCGTTAAACAATAGTTGAACCATTCCTTCAGTGGTAAAGGTTGTCTTGCGTCTTGTGAAGATTGGGATGCTTTTGTTACCATTGTAGAAATCCCCGACACCCCTTAAAGGACTTTGACAAGGGTCGTCACTTGAGCTACCGGATTCATAGTGTCTCCATTTGTAAAGAGAGGGTTTTTTTCCCGGACTACTGTCTGACAGAGTTAGATCACCGACCTCCAAAAGAAAAGCAGCGTTAGTTTTCAGTATGTCTTGATAACTTTTACAACTCTCTTTACCCTGCTTTCTGCCGTTGGTACAGCACTAGACTATGGTGCAGGAGAAATTATCACTCAGGATCTCAAAATAACCAAAGATAAAGTGCCACAAGGAAAGCAACAGTTAGGGAGAGTGGGAATAGTGCCGTTATTTCACGAGCCTATTTTACCATAAGAACCCTCAGCTTCGAACTCAGACTCTTTCTCCTCTCCTCTCTTATCGTCCATAGTAGAAAGACGTGGGTTGGACTTGATCATGTGACCATCCAAAATCTGGGTGCTAAAATATTTGCTGTTAGGGAGAGGTagtaatgttgaaaatataGTGAACTGGGCCATACGTTTTTGACAAACAGAGCCTTTGATCTGGTGAAACAAAGGCTTTATACAGTATACATGCTGATTTCGGTTCTTTTCGATTCAAGGATAGCGTTCATGATTTGCAAGATCTAATACGTTTGTTATATAATTTTGGATCTCTGAttttgacaaaaagaaaaactgccTTCAGCCTTTAGCAGTTCTTCCGAGATATTTCAATTTGGCCACATATATTTGAAAGTCTTTATTTCACAGAGTGAGCCTACCAGAACTAGGGAGCACTTTGTACGGGCCTCATGGGAAGTCACGTGAACAGGTGCAACCAGGGTCTGTACTCTTAACGAAAAGGGAAGAGAAGAGAGATAGCCTGGGTTACTGGTTGAAAAACAGAGTGGTGCCTGAGATGAACTTTGAACTTTTTTGTGGTTTGATTGACAAGACTTGTACCTTAACAGTAGACCAATTTTGGTAAAAATCAGTCTTAGACAAAGAACGTGACCTCAACTTATGCTCTGGGGAAAtaacccatacaaatccttatttcATTCCCCAGAGCCTGGAAATCATGTTAATTGttttaagctgaattttaatgcatcgaaattggtctattacaaTACTTGTGAACTGCTGTGACCAAAGGAATTAATGAGTCTGGTTCGCCCTAGATCATTCCTTGATCAGAATTGATCTTTCTTCTCCAATGTCCTATTTTCTCAGACAATCGTCAGGATGCTTATTATCAAAAGCAAAAGAGAGGGGGGTTATCTGGATGAGGCTGCTCAATCGGGGTGGGGGGGGATTGGTGCTCaataaagtttttcttttaaggtACCATACAAACTTTGGCTAACCATTGCAtgcaacaagaaaaaaatacaacacTATACACTACACTTTAACCAAAACATCAAATGATTCTCCAGAAAGAGGACCGTGCACCACACAAccttttgtaattacatctgcaaatggttagactctctagtcttctcggataaggacgataagccagaggtcccgtctcacaacccttcaatgttcataatcctgtgggacgtaaaagaacccgcacgcttgtcgcaaagagtagggcatatAGTTCCCGGTGtggtggtctgtcttctgtggtatatcatggttgggagggtaaaaaaaaaaacgagcccacttaagggcccactgacctATTTTTTGGGGTGCATTGCTAAGGATCTAACGGTTAgctaatttgagagaatttggcattattttggtcagtttccaacttttgtaagccaatgaccctaaatatgacgtcatgataccacgcccatggtcatgtgaccattaaaagaaaagtctaaatttgtctccgtgctacgcaatttgggtatttaatcgatggtttgataatttgtatctGTTTTTGcttccagccaagcatggttttctttttattttgaaaaatgttctttttaaaggcataaacgatactgaattacccataactttttcaaaaaatcaatgcttagctatattctgtttTTGGGGGTGAAAcatgccatgtaaaaaaaaaaataattaatttaatttaaaaccgccggaaatgtatattttttcctcaaaccggaagtcagttcgtttacgcatgcgcagttgatctgagaacgagcgtgaggaagggcgaggaaaaccttcgatggaaacaacagtttgtgcggtgacttttgcttgttagtgggttttcttgtcagctcatgatatgatgacgtcagttaccggaagaaacatttcacttccttagcaacgcactaAAAATaagtctgtgggcccttaatttggagcctcgctctgttgtgcaaccccaccacagcctgtttctctgttgtggtgaaagtgattaaataaagtaatttaAATACTGATGTCTGCATAGGTGCATCTTAAATTGACAACTGATACAGTTTTTGCCGATATCCCTTCCACATTATTTAACTACTATATGAGAAAGTTGTTGGGGGAGAGGGAAAGCAGGCTTGTATCTGCTATTTTGAGTTAAGAGGTACTTATACTCAAGTAAACACTGTACGTAGCTTGGACAATGCGATTAGTTATGAAACAAAGGTAAAATTAAAAGGCGGTTAGGTGCACTTTGTTTGAAACAGTAGGGGACAATTGGTGTGGTAGATCTGTCCTATCAGTGTATTTCTGGCTGGGTACATACTCGGCGGAGATAGCAACCACTTGAAGAATAGTAAGCTGCTCAAAACTCTGAAGGGATATGATTGGATATACTACATATGATATATTAAGTTGACTAAGCAAAAAGAGATTGAAGTGTTGTCACTATTTAAAGTACTTGTAACACACATTACAATAGGAACATGTCTTTCATATAATGTAATTGCATTTCCCACTCATCCCCCGACATACTGACCCTTAAAAGCCTGGTTAAAGATGAGAAATGTAAAGCTTACCTCTTGCTGGTCATACTCAAATCCTCCAACTCTGCAAGGATGAGGTAGATTACAAGAAAAAAAGTGACAAACCAAGTAAGAGTTTAGTTTCCAACAAAATTTCATTATCTTTTGCAGTTACTTTAATTTGCTTTCGTAAATCATCTAAACAAGAAATTCGAGAGTGTGCAATATTAGCCACTTTTAGTGATAAGTTgaacagcatcatcatcattatcatcatcaatatttatttaaacacgaaatCTTATATGGTCTTCTTAGGAGTCTTGTAAAAAGTTACAAAGGATAAATTATGTAAATCATCAGAATAACATTACATTAACTAACAAACTCATTAACTAGCCTTCAGTAAAAACCTATATAATAAACATTTCTCTGATTTACAGTGTACTAAAAATCATCTTTCCCAATTACACTGTAGTGGggttttaaatagttttaaactAGGTAGGTGTCTGGTTTTCGATGGCATGTTGTTCCACAGAACAGAACCTCAGTAGTGCAGGCTACCTTTTGTGTATTCCGTTCTTGGTCTGGAGACATAGTAATTTATCTCAGAGTTTCTAAGATTGTGTACGTGTACGCCTGGTGTGTTGGTAAGAATCCGCCTCAGGTACAATGGGGAAAGATTATTGTGGATTTTATACATAATCACAGCCAGTTGTTtgagtcttttgttttttgtcatgTAATTTTTGATAACTTAAATTTACTCCCTATGAGCATGCACTTAGTTTTCTTCAGAGAGTTAATTCGTTTGCTGTAAGCCATAACAGGATTAAGTTCAAATCATAATTCATTTTGTGTTCAAGGATATATGGATCTTCCGCAGACGAGGTAAGAGTCGTATGATTGGCATACATTATcggttttgaaaacaaagtaCATGAGGGAAGATCGCTAATGTAAAGAGTAAACATCTTTTCTATGCAATTCAACGCACAAGTGCCACTTTCATTTCTAAGCCTAAAACGCCTTcagtaaaaaatatatttaaacaAAACAGTTGACTTTACACAATTATACTTTCCCCCTTTCATTCAAATAGGATATAGCTGTTATGATTCGACTAAAGTTTCCAGGCAAAGCTGACAGCAAATGACCACCTGAAATTGTGGTAGGCCATTGTTGGGCCGAGCTGATCAGCGTTCTTtattcattttgaaacaaaacatcTTCAAGGAAGATGCAAGTGTTGCACGACTTTGTGAACTGCTCCTTTTGTTACCCTCGTGTAGCGGGAAATCTCGGATACCCCTACTCCATTATTGTACAGATCAACAATCTCTTCCCTGACAAACACAGGCAATGGTTTACCGGGCTGGTAAAATCCACCAAGGAAATTTCTAGACATCTTGGGTTTTAATACATGAAACCACGAGCGAACGAgcgcatattttaaaaacacaaCGCAGCAGTGACACAATCGCTCATTTGTTCCCGCGCGAAAACAACAGCACTCGGAcgaaaaataatttgaaaatagttTTCATCTGTAATAACTGCAGATttcttattttcaattttaccaCGAGTTTTTTACTACttttaatttcatttacaaTTGTGCAATTGAAGGTTTGAAGAATCATTTCATAATTGAAAAATCAAATCAGTGAATGAAATATTTTATGAATGTTTGAA
This genomic interval carries:
- the LOC137980184 gene encoding uncharacterized protein; translated protein: MVYLRVGGFEYDQQEVGDLTLSDSSPGKKPSLYKWRHYESGSSSDDPCQSPLRGVGDFYNGNKSIPIFTRRKTTFTTEGMVQLLFNATNDALKCIECPKQVQMNAVFPIDLRRIPLDDLRPDGLPQYDNYDGKRTIPVDLEDDDNGELKVAVIGFEQANSLPKARCYYLERLYHS